The Sorangiineae bacterium MSr11367 genome window below encodes:
- a CDS encoding metalloregulator ArsR/SmtB family transcription factor — protein sequence MLDSTAVPNRWELYRVLSEPVRLRLLALAAEEELAIGELAELLGESQPNVSRHVAPLKQAGLVVVRKQGTRALVRLREGAGSDAVVADALASGRELCASDSTESLPARIEGVLRARDAMAREYFARPHSASDKTEKGLRPPVELGAYLAAFSLLLPRRKLAVDAGTGDGGLLEVLAPVYERVIALDRSGAQLAEAQERVSARGFTNVTLLEGDLTGAEVKKAVGSGADAVFAARLLHHAPKPAAFVASLARLLSPGGSLVVLDYAHHEDESMRDAADIWLGFEPSELKKFAQAAGLEWPQVTPLPSALIPSGPDHHLPWQVLVATKGASKGNGSGM from the coding sequence ATGCTCGACAGCACCGCCGTCCCCAATCGATGGGAGCTCTACCGTGTTCTTTCCGAGCCGGTGCGTCTCCGTCTCCTGGCCCTGGCGGCGGAAGAGGAGCTGGCCATTGGGGAGCTTGCGGAGCTTCTCGGTGAGAGCCAGCCCAACGTGTCGCGTCATGTCGCGCCGTTGAAGCAGGCCGGGCTCGTGGTGGTGCGCAAACAAGGGACGCGCGCGTTGGTGCGCCTGCGCGAAGGCGCGGGCTCCGATGCGGTGGTCGCCGATGCGCTGGCGAGCGGCCGCGAGCTATGCGCGTCCGATTCGACCGAGTCGCTCCCCGCGCGCATCGAAGGCGTGCTCCGCGCCCGCGATGCGATGGCGCGTGAGTACTTCGCCCGGCCGCATTCTGCGTCCGACAAGACGGAAAAGGGCCTGCGCCCGCCCGTCGAACTGGGCGCGTACCTCGCCGCGTTTTCGCTCTTGCTGCCGCGCCGCAAACTCGCAGTGGATGCCGGAACCGGCGACGGCGGCCTGCTCGAGGTGCTCGCGCCGGTCTACGAGCGGGTCATCGCGCTGGATCGCTCGGGCGCGCAGCTCGCCGAGGCGCAAGAGCGGGTGAGCGCCCGCGGCTTCACCAACGTGACGTTGCTCGAGGGCGACCTCACCGGAGCCGAGGTGAAGAAGGCCGTGGGCAGCGGCGCCGATGCCGTCTTTGCCGCGCGATTGTTGCATCATGCACCGAAGCCTGCGGCGTTCGTGGCCTCGCTGGCGCGTTTGCTTTCGCCGGGCGGTTCGCTCGTGGTGCTGGACTACGCGCACCACGAGGACGAGTCGATGCGCGATGCCGCCGACATCTGGCTCGGGTTCGAGCCGTCCGAGTTGAAGAAATTCGCCCAAGCGGCGGGGCTCGAGTGGCCTCAAGTAACGCCGCTTCCGTCTGCATTGATACCGTCAGGGCCGGATCATCACCTCCCTTGGCAAGTGCTCGTCGCCACGAAGGGCGCGTCCAAAGGAAACGGATCCGGAATGTAG
- the ahcY gene encoding adenosylhomocysteinase codes for MAENYKVRDIKLAEWGRKEITIAESEMPGLMALRQEYGKSQPLKGARIAGCLHMTLQTAVLIETLTALGAEVTWTSCNIYSTQDHAAAAIAATGVPVFAWKGETEAEYDECIEAQLKAFKGGKGPNMILDDGGDLTIIVHQRHPELFTGPDPIRGLSEETTTGVHRLYEMHKKGELKVPAINVNDSVTKSKFDNLYGCRESLGDGLKRATGVMFAGKVAVVCGYGDVGKGCAQSLRGLGARVIVTEIDPINALQAAMEGYQVATLEDVAAVGDIFVTATGCMNVIRGEHMKAMKDQAILCNIGHFDTEIDVAWLEKNPEVKEENIKPQVDQFIFPDGKKITLLARGRLVNLGCANGHPSFVMSSSFSNQTIAQIALWTETKKYPVGVHVLPKILDEKVAALHLPKLGVKLTKLTAEQAAYLGVPVTGPFKPDHYRY; via the coding sequence ATGGCTGAAAATTACAAAGTCCGAGACATCAAACTTGCCGAGTGGGGACGCAAGGAAATCACGATTGCCGAATCCGAGATGCCCGGCCTCATGGCTCTCCGCCAGGAATACGGCAAGAGCCAGCCGCTCAAGGGGGCGCGCATCGCCGGCTGCCTCCACATGACGCTGCAGACCGCGGTCCTCATCGAGACGCTGACGGCGCTCGGTGCGGAAGTCACCTGGACGAGCTGCAACATCTACTCGACGCAGGACCACGCGGCGGCGGCGATTGCGGCCACGGGCGTTCCCGTCTTCGCCTGGAAGGGCGAGACCGAGGCCGAGTACGACGAGTGCATCGAGGCCCAGCTCAAGGCCTTCAAGGGCGGCAAAGGCCCGAACATGATCCTCGACGACGGTGGCGACCTGACCATCATCGTCCACCAGAGGCACCCGGAGCTCTTCACCGGCCCGGATCCGATCCGCGGCCTCTCCGAGGAGACCACCACGGGCGTGCACCGTCTCTACGAGATGCACAAGAAGGGTGAGCTCAAGGTTCCCGCCATCAACGTCAACGACTCGGTCACCAAGTCGAAGTTCGACAACCTGTACGGCTGCCGCGAGTCGCTGGGCGATGGTCTCAAGCGCGCGACGGGCGTCATGTTCGCGGGCAAGGTTGCCGTCGTGTGTGGCTACGGCGACGTCGGCAAGGGCTGCGCGCAGTCGCTGCGCGGCCTCGGCGCACGCGTCATCGTGACCGAGATCGACCCCATCAACGCCCTGCAGGCGGCGATGGAAGGCTACCAGGTCGCGACGCTCGAAGACGTGGCGGCGGTGGGCGACATCTTCGTGACGGCCACGGGCTGCATGAACGTCATCCGCGGCGAGCACATGAAGGCCATGAAGGACCAGGCCATTCTCTGCAACATCGGCCACTTCGACACCGAGATCGACGTTGCCTGGCTCGAGAAGAACCCGGAAGTCAAAGAAGAGAACATCAAGCCGCAGGTCGACCAGTTCATCTTCCCGGACGGCAAGAAGATCACGCTGCTCGCGCGTGGCCGCCTCGTGAACCTGGGCTGCGCGAACGGCCACCCGTCGTTCGTCATGTCGAGCTCCTTCTCGAACCAGACGATCGCGCAGATCGCCCTCTGGACCGAGACCAAGAAGTACCCGGTCGGCGTGCACGTTCTGCCGAAGATCCTCGACGAGAAGGTCGCCGCGCTGCACCTGCCGAAGCTGGGCGTGAAGCTGACGAAGCTCACCGCCGAGCAGGCCGCCTACCTCGGCGTGCCGGTCACCGGGCCGTTCAAGCCCGATCACTACCGCTACTAA